The Solibacillus sp. FSL W7-1436 genome window below encodes:
- a CDS encoding S16 family serine protease yields MKRISLVILPFVLYITGLLAYYFGKINGYQFIIFIIVGLGISIFGFFLYRNDKKLKAAFLAIFYILALLTIFESRLIDYEKYTYFLISYNEPFEIVEGSGINVLAVEVIETPYITDLGYLIHTVEFSTNKEVLDAEIVTNKTRYRSKNEELLSYVRPAEKHFETMKENVITYLSKSSSAINRFLEREDIEGDSAGLATVLSALIEKGEVNNKVPIAVTGAIDSKGNVKEIGSIKAKTLIAEQSGFSHIFLPVENEEEAKKVKKVEQLNINIIAVASIDNAVKEIMRINND; encoded by the coding sequence TTGAAACGCATTTCTTTAGTGATACTGCCATTCGTTTTATACATAACAGGCTTACTCGCGTATTATTTCGGTAAGATTAACGGTTATCAATTTATTATTTTTATTATAGTCGGCTTAGGTATTTCAATTTTCGGTTTTTTTCTTTACCGGAATGACAAGAAGTTGAAAGCTGCTTTTTTAGCGATATTTTATATACTGGCTTTATTAACTATATTTGAAAGCCGTCTGATTGATTATGAAAAATATACTTATTTTCTTATTTCATATAATGAGCCTTTTGAAATTGTGGAAGGTTCAGGTATCAATGTATTGGCAGTAGAAGTTATTGAAACACCATATATAACAGATTTGGGCTACTTAATTCATACTGTGGAATTTTCAACGAATAAAGAAGTTTTGGATGCGGAAATTGTCACGAATAAAACCCGGTACCGTTCAAAAAATGAAGAATTACTAAGTTATGTACGTCCCGCCGAGAAACATTTTGAGACGATGAAGGAAAATGTCATTACCTATTTATCGAAGAGCTCTTCTGCCATAAATCGATTTTTAGAAAGAGAAGATATAGAAGGTGATAGCGCAGGACTTGCCACTGTGTTAAGCGCCCTTATTGAAAAAGGTGAAGTCAACAATAAAGTTCCGATTGCCGTAACAGGAGCGATTGATAGCAAAGGAAATGTGAAGGAAATAGGTTCGATAAAAGCAAAGACTTTGATTGCCGAACAAAGCGGTTTCTCTCATATTTTTCTACCTGTGGAAAATGAAGAAGAAGCGAAGAAAGTAAAAAAAGTTGAGCAGCTTAATATTAACATTATTGCGGTGGCATCTATTGATAATGCTGTAAAGGAAATCATGAGAATTAATAACGACTAA
- a CDS encoding copper resistance CopC family protein, producing the protein MKKFITAITAILFTFSLSTYAFAHSHIGETTPADSEVVTEALTEVVLNFEDAIEQGSLMKIYASNGDLIEISEIVVGEKQLIGTLANPLPNDEYKVDWAIISSDGHPLTGNYTFTVNIDEVPVDEEESSQTDETEVVEETVSNEEQVGSQETIQEKETKESSSMNWAVVGFIALILIVVVAVLSRRKK; encoded by the coding sequence ATGAAAAAATTCATAACGGCCATAACAGCTATTTTATTTACATTTAGTCTAAGTACATATGCATTTGCCCATTCACATATTGGTGAAACAACTCCTGCAGATAGTGAAGTAGTAACAGAAGCTTTGACAGAGGTAGTGCTAAATTTTGAAGATGCTATTGAACAAGGTAGTCTTATGAAGATTTATGCTTCAAATGGTGATTTAATTGAAATATCGGAAATTGTAGTTGGCGAGAAACAATTGATCGGTACGCTTGCTAATCCACTCCCGAATGATGAATACAAGGTTGATTGGGCGATTATCAGTTCAGATGGCCACCCTTTAACAGGTAATTATACTTTTACAGTGAATATTGATGAAGTACCTGTAGACGAAGAGGAATCGTCTCAGACAGATGAAACTGAAGTTGTAGAAGAAACAGTGTCAAATGAAGAACAAGTAGGTTCCCAAGAAACAATTCAAGAAAAAGAAACGAAAGAATCATCTTCTATGAATTGGGCTGTTGTTGGATTTATTGCGCTCATTTTAATCGTAGTAGTCGCAGTATTATCTCGTAGAAAAAAATAA
- a CDS encoding energy-coupling factor ABC transporter ATP-binding protein: protein MIESYFTFDHVSFRYSDGTEALKDISLSIPKGKKVAILGENGSGKSTFFKLLIGLEKPTSGEIRFLNEPLNYRKKQLIHLREQVGFIFQEADNQLFASTVKQDILYGPINLKWPYEKIERHVSNAIELTELYDLTERPIHFLSGGQKKRVTIAGVYAMDPNIYILDEPTSSLDFYFSNQLTKYLNELQNEERTFLYSTHQVNLIYEWAEYFIVFHKGQILYSGHRDALFMDTKLLETAHIEKPWLVQCYENMLREGLIQVQTTLPRSMKELMSLLKKILTIEEVLDE, encoded by the coding sequence ATGATAGAAAGCTATTTTACTTTTGATCATGTATCTTTTCGATACAGCGATGGTACCGAAGCATTAAAAGACATTTCATTATCGATTCCAAAGGGGAAAAAAGTCGCGATACTAGGTGAAAACGGTTCGGGTAAATCAACCTTTTTTAAATTACTTATTGGACTTGAAAAGCCTACTAGTGGTGAGATTCGCTTTTTAAATGAGCCTTTAAATTATAGAAAAAAACAACTAATCCACCTGCGTGAGCAAGTCGGCTTTATTTTTCAAGAAGCAGATAATCAGTTATTTGCATCTACGGTAAAACAAGACATTTTATATGGTCCCATTAACTTAAAATGGCCATATGAAAAGATTGAGCGTCATGTGTCAAACGCGATTGAATTAACGGAACTGTATGATCTAACTGAACGTCCGATTCACTTCTTAAGCGGTGGGCAAAAAAAACGTGTAACGATCGCTGGTGTTTATGCAATGGATCCTAACATTTATATTTTAGACGAGCCTACAAGTAGTTTAGATTTCTATTTTTCTAATCAACTCACAAAATATTTAAATGAACTACAAAATGAAGAGCGCACGTTTTTGTATTCGACACACCAAGTCAATTTAATCTATGAATGGGCCGAATACTTTATCGTATTTCATAAAGGACAGATTTTGTATTCGGGGCACAGAGATGCACTTTTTATGGATACAAAACTGCTGGAAACTGCACATATTGAAAAGCCTTGGCTCGTTCAATGCTATGAAAATATGTTGAGAGAAGGACTTATTCAAGTACAGACAACACTCCCCCGCTCTATGAAAGAATTGATGAGTCTTTTAAAAAAAATTCTTACTATTGAGGAGGTTTTAGATGAATAA
- the cbiQ gene encoding cobalt ECF transporter T component CbiQ: MLNIDFIASHNALLKVAASQKMTFGLITLLLVTFLRNNSFSIWTLLFMSGVIIFYAKIPMKIYITLLFAPIGFVLAGMLAIVLSITFTQPIPAAALWQSSLFTLQFFILPSDILRAITIFCTAVSATSCLYFLILTTPIFEISPVLARLKVPTIVIELIELMYRFIFLFLQTVMQLYTAQHARLGYRSYKKSFQSLSLLISALFRTIFFRYQALSDAMVARNIEQFILPQHFTTTKTWDLKFTGMALIFTLMSFAILVL, translated from the coding sequence ATGCTAAACATTGATTTTATTGCCAGTCATAATGCATTATTAAAGGTTGCAGCCAGCCAAAAAATGACGTTTGGCTTAATTACTTTATTACTTGTCACATTTTTACGAAATAACAGTTTTTCCATTTGGACACTGCTCTTCATGAGCGGTGTCATTATATTTTACGCAAAAATCCCAATGAAAATATATATTACATTACTATTTGCACCAATCGGCTTTGTTTTAGCAGGTATGCTCGCCATTGTCTTATCCATCACTTTTACACAGCCGATTCCAGCTGCGGCATTATGGCAAAGTTCACTTTTTACGTTGCAGTTCTTTATTTTACCGAGCGATATACTACGGGCCATCACTATCTTTTGTACTGCCGTCAGTGCAACAAGCTGCTTGTATTTCTTAATTTTAACTACACCAATATTTGAAATCAGTCCGGTACTTGCACGATTAAAAGTGCCTACTATTGTGATCGAATTAATCGAACTGATGTATCGCTTTATTTTTTTATTTTTGCAGACTGTTATGCAGCTTTATACTGCACAGCATGCTCGTTTAGGCTATCGTTCATATAAAAAAAGTTTTCAATCATTAAGCCTACTGATTAGTGCACTATTTCGGACAATTTTTTTCCGCTATCAAGCCTTGTCAGATGCAATGGTTGCACGGAATATTGAGCAATTTATTCTCCCACAGCATTTCACAACGACAAAAACCTGGGACTTAAAATTTACAGGCATGGCACTGATTTTTACTTTGATGAGTTTCGCCATACTTGTACTATAA
- a CDS encoding energy-coupling factor ABC transporter substrate-binding protein — protein sequence MFKKNLLLLTGVIVLAILPLLFLQDAEFGGADGEAEVAITEIATDYEPWFSAIWEPPSGEIESLLFVLQGVIGALIIGYFIGYMRGKHTKDHAKH from the coding sequence ATGTTTAAGAAAAATTTACTTTTACTCACAGGTGTGATTGTTTTAGCAATATTACCATTACTATTTTTACAGGATGCAGAATTTGGCGGTGCCGATGGGGAGGCAGAAGTAGCCATTACCGAGATCGCAACAGATTATGAACCTTGGTTTAGCGCTATTTGGGAGCCACCAAGCGGAGAAATCGAAAGTCTATTATTTGTTCTACAAGGTGTGATAGGTGCGTTAATTATCGGTTACTTTATTGGCTACATGCGCGGGAAACATACAAAAGACCATGCTAAACATTGA
- a CDS encoding energy-coupling factor ABC transporter permease: MKQLLPKLAYFGIVLLFIPKQAYAMHIMEGFLPIGWALFWFALCLPFLVKGLQVIRLVVKENPESKLLLALSGAFTFVLSALKIPSVTGSCSHPTGVGLGSILFGPFVMSVLGSIVLLFQSVLLAHGGLTTLGANIFSMAIVGPFIAVGVFKLATKWGLSFSVAVFLAAMLGDLGTYVMTSVQLALAFPSEAGGILGSFQKFAGIFALTQIPLAISEGLLTVMIMNFLQKYNMRELVQLRILKAKES; the protein is encoded by the coding sequence ATGAAACAATTATTACCAAAACTTGCTTACTTCGGTATCGTTCTGTTATTTATACCGAAACAAGCATACGCCATGCACATTATGGAAGGATTTTTACCAATCGGATGGGCACTATTCTGGTTTGCTCTATGTTTACCGTTCCTGGTAAAGGGCCTACAAGTAATTCGTCTAGTCGTAAAAGAAAATCCGGAAAGCAAGCTACTACTCGCGCTTTCAGGTGCTTTTACATTCGTATTGTCTGCTTTAAAAATTCCATCGGTTACAGGCAGCTGTTCTCATCCCACAGGTGTTGGTTTAGGTTCAATTTTATTCGGACCGTTTGTGATGAGCGTCTTAGGTTCAATCGTCCTATTATTCCAATCCGTTCTACTTGCACATGGTGGACTTACAACATTAGGTGCGAATATTTTCTCAATGGCCATTGTGGGTCCTTTTATTGCTGTTGGTGTTTTCAAACTCGCGACAAAATGGGGGTTATCCTTTAGTGTAGCTGTATTTTTAGCGGCAATGCTTGGTGATTTAGGTACATATGTAATGACATCTGTTCAGTTGGCATTAGCCTTCCCTTCTGAAGCAGGCGGTATTTTAGGATCATTCCAGAAATTTGCGGGCATCTTTGCACTAACACAAATTCCGCTCGCAATTAGTGAAGGGTTATTAACGGTTATGATTATGAACTTCCTGCAAAAATATAATATGAGAGAATTAGTTCAACTACGGATTTTAAAGGCAAAGGAGAGCTAA
- the cobJ gene encoding precorrin-3B C(17)-methyltransferase, with amino-acid sequence MQKGKIFVVGFGPGDREHITKRAVDALQQSDHIMGYKTYVELIEHLVTAKTIVSTGMTEEVSRAQEAVKQAEAGHIVAVISSGDAGVYGMAGLVYEVLIEKGWTAKEGIEVEVVPGISAINSCASLLGAPVMHDSCTISLSDHLTPWTVIEKRIEAAAMADFVVAFYNPKSGRRTRQIVEAQRILLKYRSPDTPVGLVKAAYRDTQDIVLTTLAEMLEHDIGMLTTVVVGNSSTFYYDNKIITPRGYQRKYTLGDEKQLLKPHQRLKKEAEPWALDQETGESKTGYEKIVAIEKKTVEPAADIKANALQLANEALTLVHKETSAVKVEENPFLVQQQVESIFEFAVSPGVANKMITPHQMITLAEVVGERGTMEYTPDHRLVLKVPTDSPEKLVKTVEQTGLLVQPVGDVVIVKACDFCYGEKAESIPYAEQIMETLGGIKMPKELHVGFNGCGMACYRAVFDDIGIVYRKKKFDLFIGSKPVGRTAHAAQPVLEGIDPEKLIPLLTDIVADYKEHAHPNERFFKYFKRVKKILNFNYVDMSCKIKVEEAPCGD; translated from the coding sequence ATGCAAAAAGGAAAAATCTTTGTTGTAGGGTTTGGTCCTGGAGATCGGGAGCATATAACAAAACGCGCAGTCGATGCTCTACAGCAAAGTGACCATATTATGGGCTATAAGACGTATGTGGAACTGATCGAGCATTTAGTGACGGCGAAAACCATTGTCAGTACAGGAATGACAGAGGAAGTATCACGTGCCCAGGAAGCTGTAAAACAGGCTGAAGCCGGTCATATAGTTGCTGTTATTTCCAGTGGGGATGCGGGTGTATACGGAATGGCAGGGCTCGTATACGAAGTATTAATCGAAAAGGGCTGGACTGCAAAAGAAGGCATTGAAGTGGAAGTAGTTCCGGGAATATCTGCGATTAACTCCTGTGCAAGTTTACTAGGCGCTCCTGTTATGCATGATTCTTGCACAATTAGTTTAAGTGACCACTTAACACCGTGGACGGTCATCGAAAAACGGATTGAGGCAGCTGCAATGGCAGACTTTGTCGTTGCGTTCTACAATCCGAAATCCGGCAGACGCACAAGACAAATTGTTGAAGCACAGCGTATTTTGCTGAAGTATCGTTCTCCTGATACACCTGTTGGACTAGTAAAAGCTGCTTACCGGGATACACAGGATATTGTGTTAACAACATTGGCAGAGATGCTGGAACATGATATCGGAATGCTGACAACGGTCGTCGTGGGGAACTCTTCAACATTTTACTATGACAATAAAATCATTACACCGCGCGGCTATCAGCGAAAATATACATTAGGTGATGAAAAACAGCTGTTAAAACCGCACCAGCGATTGAAAAAAGAAGCGGAACCATGGGCATTGGATCAGGAAACGGGTGAATCGAAGACCGGGTATGAAAAAATTGTAGCAATCGAGAAAAAAACAGTTGAACCAGCAGCGGATATTAAAGCAAATGCATTACAGCTGGCAAATGAAGCACTAACGCTCGTACATAAAGAAACATCTGCTGTAAAAGTTGAAGAAAACCCTTTTTTAGTGCAGCAACAGGTGGAATCCATCTTTGAGTTTGCTGTATCACCGGGTGTTGCCAATAAAATGATTACACCCCATCAAATGATTACATTGGCAGAGGTTGTCGGAGAAAGAGGTACGATGGAGTATACGCCTGACCACCGTCTTGTACTGAAGGTACCGACCGATTCGCCTGAAAAACTGGTCAAAACAGTGGAACAAACAGGTTTACTCGTTCAACCGGTCGGTGACGTAGTAATCGTCAAGGCGTGTGATTTCTGTTACGGGGAAAAAGCGGAATCCATTCCATATGCCGAACAGATCATGGAAACGCTCGGTGGCATTAAAATGCCGAAAGAGCTGCACGTCGGTTTTAATGGATGTGGTATGGCATGTTATCGCGCGGTTTTTGATGATATCGGTATTGTATACCGCAAGAAAAAGTTCGATTTGTTTATCGGTTCCAAGCCAGTAGGACGAACAGCTCATGCCGCACAACCTGTTTTAGAAGGAATCGATCCGGAAAAACTGATTCCTTTACTAACAGACATTGTTGCGGACTATAAAGAACATGCGCATCCGAATGAACGTTTCTTCAAATATTTCAAACGTGTGAAGAAAATACTGAATTTCAATTATGTCGACATGTCATGCAAAATTAAAGTGGAAGAAGCCCCTTGTGGAGATTAG
- the cobK gene encoding precorrin-6A reductase: MILFLAGTSDARELAVQLMKAGYDLVATVVTDSAAASLQEAKVPYHVGRLNEQQMKELIEERHVTTVVDASHPYAEEASKTAMAAADLTGIPYIRYERPQQSYVNPLVTEVETYKEAAIVASAHSGTVMLTTGSKTLAVFTEQLLQNENIRLVCRMLPNKENMDKCDALGVKQRDIIAIQGPFSKALNKALYEQFSTTLIITKESGKVGSVDEKMEAALELGIPVILIKRPKIQYENVCTSFEKVFEKLGGK; the protein is encoded by the coding sequence ATGATTTTATTTCTAGCAGGAACAAGTGATGCAAGAGAGCTGGCGGTTCAGTTAATGAAAGCTGGCTATGATTTGGTAGCGACTGTTGTTACGGATTCTGCTGCTGCAAGTCTACAGGAAGCGAAAGTTCCGTATCATGTCGGCCGTTTAAATGAGCAGCAAATGAAGGAACTGATCGAAGAACGACACGTAACAACGGTTGTGGATGCAAGTCATCCGTATGCAGAAGAGGCTTCAAAAACAGCGATGGCTGCTGCAGATTTAACGGGTATTCCCTATATCCGATATGAACGTCCTCAGCAGAGCTATGTAAATCCGCTCGTGACGGAAGTGGAAACATATAAAGAAGCGGCAATTGTTGCATCCGCACATTCAGGAACAGTTATGTTGACGACAGGCAGTAAAACGCTTGCCGTTTTTACAGAGCAATTATTACAGAACGAAAATATTCGTCTCGTATGCCGGATGCTGCCAAATAAAGAGAATATGGATAAATGCGATGCACTTGGTGTGAAACAGCGCGATATTATCGCAATTCAAGGACCGTTTTCTAAAGCATTGAATAAAGCGCTTTACGAGCAATTCAGCACAACGCTCATTATTACAAAGGAAAGCGGAAAAGTCGGATCGGTCGACGAGAAGATGGAGGCGGCTTTAGAGCTTGGGATTCCCGTTATTTTAATTAAAAGACCAAAAATCCAATATGAAAATGTATGCACTTCATTCGAGAAAGTGTTTGAAAAATTAGGAGGCAAATAA
- a CDS encoding precorrin-8X methylmutase codes for MANMNFNTEFVPLTVDPDKIYDYSFAIIKEEMGEHSFTDEQWLVVRRVIHASADFELGRSMIFTDDAIEAGIQSILAGRHVVADVQMIESGSGRKRFQKHGGDLHCYIADEDVSIEAKKLGTTRAIISMQKATQLQEGGIYAIGNAPTALLELIRLIKEGLAKPDLIIGMPVGFVSAAESKAELAILEGIPFITNVGRKGGSTVTVAALNAISIMADERAKEAK; via the coding sequence ATGGCAAATATGAACTTTAATACAGAATTCGTACCACTTACAGTAGACCCGGACAAAATATATGACTACAGTTTTGCAATCATCAAAGAAGAAATGGGTGAACATTCATTTACAGATGAACAATGGCTTGTCGTTCGCCGCGTTATTCATGCTTCGGCAGACTTCGAATTGGGGCGCAGCATGATTTTTACGGATGATGCGATAGAAGCGGGCATTCAGTCAATTTTAGCTGGACGTCATGTTGTAGCAGATGTCCAGATGATCGAAAGTGGTTCAGGGCGCAAACGATTCCAAAAACATGGCGGGGATTTACATTGTTATATTGCGGATGAAGACGTATCAATCGAAGCAAAAAAACTTGGAACAACGCGTGCCATTATTTCGATGCAAAAAGCGACGCAACTGCAGGAAGGCGGTATTTATGCAATCGGTAATGCCCCGACAGCTTTACTTGAACTGATTCGCCTGATTAAAGAAGGCCTTGCAAAGCCGGATTTAATTATCGGAATGCCGGTTGGGTTCGTATCGGCAGCAGAATCCAAAGCGGAATTAGCGATTTTAGAAGGTATTCCGTTTATAACGAATGTAGGAAGAAAAGGTGGCAGTACTGTAACCGTCGCAGCATTAAATGCCATCTCAATCATGGCAGATGAACGAGCAAAAGAAGCGAAATAA
- a CDS encoding cobalt-precorrin-5B (C(1))-methyltransferase: MNEQKKRNKKDPSEMRHGYTTGACATAMTKAALYALVTGEVPEHVTIHLPVGKDATFTVASFAVKDNEVMCETIKDAGDDPDATHKARIQSTVRFVEKSGVHLDGGIGVGRVTKAGLPVPVGEAAINPVPRKMLHGVVEEAIQLFQIDKGIEVIISVPDGEEIAKKTLNARLGILGGISILGTRGTVVPFSSSAYMASIVQAISVAKEAGCDHLVITTGGRSEKFAMKQYPHLPEEAFIEMGDFVGFTLKHIARKEIAQVSLVGMMGKFSKVAQGVMMVHSKSAPISFPFLAEIATKAGADKGIIEQILEANTASQVGEIMQGNDQFFEALCKNCCYFALDHMKAKLRVSTTLYAMNGDMLGKAENIEQLDENDWYRG, encoded by the coding sequence ATGAACGAGCAAAAGAAGCGAAATAAAAAAGACCCGTCAGAAATGCGTCACGGCTATACAACAGGAGCTTGTGCAACTGCGATGACAAAGGCTGCCTTGTACGCACTTGTGACCGGAGAAGTTCCTGAACATGTAACGATTCATTTACCTGTCGGGAAGGATGCCACATTTACGGTGGCATCCTTTGCAGTAAAAGACAATGAAGTGATGTGTGAAACGATTAAGGATGCCGGGGACGATCCGGATGCAACACATAAAGCACGCATTCAAAGTACGGTTCGCTTTGTAGAAAAAAGCGGTGTCCATCTGGACGGTGGAATCGGTGTCGGTCGTGTGACAAAAGCAGGACTGCCCGTCCCTGTCGGTGAAGCGGCAATTAATCCTGTTCCACGAAAAATGCTTCATGGTGTCGTCGAAGAAGCGATTCAACTATTCCAGATTGACAAAGGGATCGAAGTAATTATTTCCGTTCCGGACGGTGAGGAAATTGCGAAGAAGACGTTAAATGCAAGGCTTGGTATTCTGGGCGGCATTTCTATTTTAGGTACGCGCGGTACGGTCGTGCCCTTTTCAAGTTCTGCCTATATGGCAAGTATCGTGCAGGCAATCAGTGTTGCAAAAGAAGCAGGCTGTGATCACCTTGTCATTACAACTGGCGGACGCAGTGAAAAATTTGCGATGAAGCAATATCCTCATTTGCCGGAAGAAGCATTTATCGAGATGGGGGATTTCGTCGGTTTTACATTAAAACACATCGCCCGTAAAGAGATTGCCCAAGTATCGCTTGTCGGAATGATGGGGAAATTTTCGAAAGTTGCACAGGGGGTCATGATGGTGCATTCGAAAAGTGCGCCGATCAGCTTCCCGTTTTTGGCGGAAATCGCGACAAAAGCAGGAGCCGATAAGGGAATCATCGAGCAAATATTAGAGGCGAATACCGCATCGCAAGTAGGGGAAATCATGCAGGGCAATGACCAGTTTTTTGAAGCGCTATGTAAAAACTGCTGCTACTTTGCTCTAGATCATATGAAAGCGAAATTACGTGTCTCCACAACACTGTACGCAATGAACGGAGATATGCTAGGAAAGGCTGAGAATATTGAACAATTGGATGAAAACGATTGGTATCGGGGATAA
- the cbiE gene encoding precorrin-6y C5,15-methyltransferase (decarboxylating) subunit CbiE, which translates to MKTIGIGDNGPASLLPQYIAWIHSSEVLVGGQRHLDFFPDYTGEKIMIKGGLSRLVEKLQAETRNVVILVSGDPLFYGLGGVLAKKLPLEIYPYASSVQLAFTKMQESWQDAYLTSVHGRSLKGLAQKIDGRKKIAILTDEENSPNAIARYLKAFGMTEYDAFVAENLEGPSERCRHLSLDEMENTVFSPLNVVILKQREAVERASIGIEDDQFIQRKPDKGLITKKEIRVLCLQALQLKETSIAWDIGTCTGSVAIEMAKIAREGQVYAIEKNEADLENCLQNQHIHRTDFTAILGKAPERLEEFPDPDAIFIGGNGGNMEQLLQLCVDRLKPNGRIVMNIATIENLAEAMGHFKKFNCNVSVLQAQISKSKPILNLTRFEPLNPIFIVTAQKGMEL; encoded by the coding sequence ATGAAAACGATTGGTATCGGGGATAACGGACCAGCAAGTTTACTCCCACAATATATCGCTTGGATCCACTCAAGTGAAGTACTCGTTGGCGGTCAACGTCATCTTGACTTTTTTCCGGATTACACCGGCGAGAAGATCATGATAAAAGGTGGACTGTCACGACTCGTGGAAAAGCTGCAGGCAGAAACGAGAAACGTCGTCATTTTAGTATCAGGCGACCCGCTGTTTTACGGATTAGGCGGAGTTCTGGCGAAGAAGCTCCCATTAGAAATTTACCCGTATGCAAGCTCTGTTCAATTAGCATTTACAAAAATGCAGGAAAGCTGGCAGGATGCCTATTTAACGAGTGTTCACGGGAGGTCATTGAAAGGGCTTGCCCAAAAAATCGATGGCCGAAAAAAAATAGCGATATTGACAGATGAAGAAAATTCACCGAATGCAATTGCCCGCTATTTAAAAGCATTCGGCATGACCGAATACGATGCGTTTGTGGCTGAAAACTTGGAAGGTCCATCAGAACGGTGTCGTCATCTTTCTTTGGATGAAATGGAGAATACCGTATTTTCACCATTGAATGTCGTTATTTTAAAGCAGCGTGAAGCTGTTGAGCGCGCGTCAATCGGTATTGAAGATGACCAATTTATTCAGCGAAAACCGGATAAAGGGCTCATCACGAAAAAGGAGATCCGTGTACTTTGTCTACAAGCGCTGCAATTAAAAGAAACAAGTATCGCGTGGGACATTGGGACATGCACAGGCTCCGTTGCCATTGAAATGGCGAAAATTGCCCGTGAAGGTCAAGTATATGCGATCGAAAAAAATGAAGCCGATTTGGAAAACTGTCTTCAAAATCAGCATATTCATCGTACGGATTTTACAGCTATTTTAGGAAAAGCACCGGAAAGGTTAGAGGAATTTCCTGATCCGGACGCCATTTTCATCGGTGGAAACGGCGGCAATATGGAGCAGTTACTGCAATTATGTGTCGATCGATTGAAGCCGAATGGCCGCATTGTGATGAACATCGCGACGATTGAAAATTTGGCAGAAGCTATGGGTCATTTTAAAAAGTTCAACTGTAATGTATCTGTACTGCAGGCACAAATATCAAAAAGTAAGCCCATTTTAAATTTAACGCGTTTTGAGCCGTTAAATCCAATTTTTATCGTAACAGCACAGAAAGGAATGGAATTATGA